The window CCGTGGCTGGCGTGACGATGAGTCGAGAGGATGCGTTAAAGTTAGCACTCGGTGATAGTGCTGTCTCGGAAGCGACGCAAAAATCTGGTCCGGCTCGTCCAACAGCGGTAGTGATGACTGTAGTTGGCTTGGCTTTGTTAGGGGTATTTTTGTGGCAAGTAAATGCTAATGACATTAATGTTAAGATTGCTTCTCTACGGTCTGGTTTATCGGCCTCGGTACCTGGCTTTGTACCAGGCGGTTGGGGGAAGGCGCAGTCTCTGAAATCTGGTGATGGGAATGTGAGCTACGAGCTTGAAAAAGATGGTAAGACTCTAAAGGTTGAACAGCAGAAGAGTGACTGGGATAGTCAGGCTGTGCTCGAACAGTACGTTTTAAAGCACGCTACAGACTATCTAGCTCTACAGTCACAGGGCTTGACGATCTATGTCTTTGGTAATAATCAGGCTGCCTGGGTTAACCAGGGTACACTTTATACGCTGTCTGGTGATCATGGTATTGATCAGGACGACATTATTCGCATGGCTACAAGCTTATGAGCGACCAAGCTTGGGAGCAATTAGTTGACCTTATTGATCAGAAGTATGGTATTGCGAAACATAAAAAATTTACCGAGGATATTCCGGGTAAGCAAAAGCTGGAACGGCTACACGACGAAATAATTTTTGAAAAAGAAGGTGATAAATATAAGGTTATTAGAATTAGCTCACCCGCGGTAATAAGCACCAAAACACGCTACGCGCATCGAGGAACAGCTCAGCAAGTAGAGCATGAATATGATCCGGCCGAGCTTGTGCATCGAGTGGAGTTTTATAAGCAGACAGGTGCGGATGCCTGGCATGAGATCTCCCCAGAAGAACTAGCTTAGCTACTAGGCTTCAGTTTTACCAACTTTTGCACTTAGGATGACGCTTCGTGTTTCGCCACCTTGGTCAACAATCTTAGTCTGCTGAGTTTGATTGTAGTAGAGTACGAGGTGTTGTGAGAGGATATCTTGGATGTCGCGTAATTTGAGGCGATAATCATCGAGATCAGCTGATATGACCTGATAGTCTTTATCCTCCTGTAGGGCACGTTTGGCATCAGAGCGCTTTTTTGTTAGCTCCTTAATTTCTTCGGCAATAGCGCGATATTCTTCATTCTGCTCCATAGCATCTTTTAGCTGATCGCGTAGGGCACCTACTTTTTCGCGTGTTTCGGCTGCGTCTTGCATTAAGCGATGGATTGATTCAAGTGTGGCCGTAGTGTCATTATCGGGGTTTGTTGGTGTAGTTTTGGGTTCTTCCATTTTTCCTCTTTAAAAGTTAATAGGTATTGTGCTGTTAAAATATTTTACCATGACAACTTAGCATAACAGAAGTATGATTCAGTCTATAAAAGGGAGATTTGCTCGCGAGAATGGGTGGGAATCTTTATAATAGATGTTATGTTATTGCCGGAATGGGTTCACCACACTTTACGTATACCGTATCTATTAAAGACCACTAAGGTGGGGCGTGGTAAGACACTGGTATTTCTTCATGGTATAGCTTCATTTGGCGAGATATGGTCGCCTGTTGTGGAAGATTTATCGCATAATTACCGCTGTATCACACTCGATTTATTGGGCCATGGAGATAGCCCTAAGCCAACGCATGTGCGTTATACGCCCCAGGAGCATCTGCGTTCCATCCGCTGGACATTGTTTTGGCATGGTGTGTGGGGGCGTCCAATTGTTGTCGGTCACTCGATGGGGGCGCTACTGGCGACTCATTGGGCTTCGACTCATCCTCGTGCTATTGAGCGATTAGTGCTATTGGCGATGCCAATTTATGAGTCACGTAGCTCGGATAGCGGCAAGAAAAGGCTGGAAGGGCTAGTAGATGCTGGCTACCTGCTATTCTACCGTGCGCTACGCGCCACGCCACAGCGTTGGGCAATTCGATCAGCAAAAGCCTTATTGCGACGTTCACCAAATCTTGTAGGGCAGGCAACCTTGAATGAAGCTACCTGGTATCCAGTTGTTAGTTCTTTGCAAAATACCATTGAATTGCAGACAACCAGCACCGATATTAAGCAACTTCCAGAAGAGTTGCCTATAACTGTACTTTATGGAACATTGGACCAATTAGTTTTGGCTAATAACTTAAAACGGGCGTTTTTGGGTCGCCCCCATACCAGAATTATTCGGGTGATGGTACCTCATGAGCTAACTGCTCGTTACTGTCGGGCGGTTGTGCGAGCTATTAAGACCAAGGAAGACCCTTGGTATACAGCCTTGAATATGAAGATTGGATCAAGAAAATGATGATTCCAGCTAAAAAGCAACGCGAGAGATATTTAATTGATCAATTCCTTGCCGTAACGCCAGATTTTGACGAGTACGAGTTTGCGTTCTACGATGAAAATCCAGACCTTATTTACCAGCGAGGTGGTGCTCAGCTGGGCTTTGAGAGCATTTTGGTAATACCCACCCATGAGAGTCGTTGTCGGCTAGATAGTGCCACCTGTGAATTGCAATTACCACTACACGCAAATATAAAAGATAATTTATTAACAACTCAGTTGGAATTATCACGGACCCTATTTGAGCATTTGCGTCACTATAAACTACCAACAGTAATTGTCTTTACGATTTTATCGCCCAATATACAGCTTGAGCAGCTTGCGGCCCATTTTGCATTGCCTGAAGTGACGGTACATAATATTGTGGATTATTTCGTTACTAACGGTAGTCGCTCATTAAAAATCATCAAGACTCGCCGTGTTTAATGACGAACTTGGCAGTATTTAGTGCATTCCAAAACTAGATCTAGGTCGTCAGTAACAGTAAAAAGGCCGAGATCTGCTTCTGCAATGTAGCTATCTGACCTGAACATATAGTGCTCCATAAACCTTAGGAGTGGTTGCCAGTATGACGTACCAATACAAAAGATTGGTATACGTTCAATTTTTTTAGTTTGTACTAGGGTGATGAGTTCAAAAAATTCATCCATAGTACCAAAACCACCAGGAAAGAAAATATACATCGAAGCAGCAAAGCTTAAGGCCATTTTGCGGGCAAAAAAATAGTGGAAGCTTAATGACTTATTGATGTAGGGATTAATCGGTTCACCGGTTTGCAATTCAATAGTTAGCCCAGCTGAAATTCCACCAGCCTCCAGGGCTCCACGGTTGGCCGCCTCCATGATACCCGGACCGCCTCCTGTTACGATGGCCAGATCTTTCTCCTGAACAAGTCGGGTGGCAAGTTTGCGGGCTGTCGTATACTCGACCGAATTGGGTTGAGCGCGTGTCGAACCAAAGATTGACACACTATCTGGTAAATTGCTTAAAAAGTCAAAAGCTAATCGAAACTCTGTCTCAATACGGTCGAGTCGTTCGGTAGTTTCATCGATTATTGGTTGAGAGTTTTGGGCATGATCTTGATAGTCACGCAGACTGCGTAAATCTCTACTGTGCATAAGCTTATTATAGCAAAACAAACTGGCGTTTTGGTTGATGATTTTAGTAGGTGGCGATATTTGGATGGCTATGACACAATGTTAAACAATGAAGTTTTTAAAACGCTCATTAGTAGTTATCCTATCATTATTATTGACCTCCCTGATTGCTGCATGGAGCATACTCGCCATTGTTGGTTCGGCCACTGCTATTAATCAGCTAATTGTAGCCGGTAATCTTTATGAAATGATGGCCACACAAACCCGTACGGCAATGCTTTCGAGCGCCAATCTACCTGATCAATATCGTGAGGTGATAACTCAGGCCTTTGAAAAGAGCATGACCGCTCAGCAAGTTGAGATAATCATGAAGCCATTGCTGGTAGATATCGTTGGCTGGTTGGATCAACCCGACGATACACCACCACCACAGCTTATTATTAATCTTGCACCGTTAAAAACTTCGCTAGCCAGTGAGCTAACGCAATCACAAATTTCGGAAATAGAAAAAACAGCTTTAGTGGCACAGATTGGCAAACAGATACCTGACCAGATTG is drawn from bacterium and contains these coding sequences:
- a CDS encoding alpha/beta fold hydrolase, translated to MLLPEWVHHTLRIPYLLKTTKVGRGKTLVFLHGIASFGEIWSPVVEDLSHNYRCITLDLLGHGDSPKPTHVRYTPQEHLRSIRWTLFWHGVWGRPIVVGHSMGALLATHWASTHPRAIERLVLLAMPIYESRSSDSGKKRLEGLVDAGYLLFYRALRATPQRWAIRSAKALLRRSPNLVGQATLNEATWYPVVSSLQNTIELQTTSTDIKQLPEELPITVLYGTLDQLVLANNLKRAFLGRPHTRIIRVMVPHELTARYCRAVVRAIKTKEDPWYTALNMKIGSRK
- a CDS encoding TIGR00730 family Rossman fold protein, which translates into the protein MHSRDLRSLRDYQDHAQNSQPIIDETTERLDRIETEFRLAFDFLSNLPDSVSIFGSTRAQPNSVEYTTARKLATRLVQEKDLAIVTGGGPGIMEAANRGALEAGGISAGLTIELQTGEPINPYINKSLSFHYFFARKMALSFAASMYIFFPGGFGTMDEFFELITLVQTKKIERIPIFCIGTSYWQPLLRFMEHYMFRSDSYIAEADLGLFTVTDDLDLVLECTKYCQVRH